The Zingiber officinale cultivar Zhangliang chromosome 2A, Zo_v1.1, whole genome shotgun sequence genomic sequence agagaaaaagaaaatgaagatgAAAAACAACTTTCAACTTGAAGACTCTACACTTTTATTTCTCGTTGGATGATTAAACATGAATGTAAGGGgagtatttatagtactcacCATGCAAGATACATAGTTGATCAGAAAACTAAATTATATCTATAAAGAAATTTTATCTCTATCCATTAGATAAGAGAAATAGTCCTAACcacatattttattcttataagTTAAATCCTATATATTGAATGAGAGAAATACTTCCAACCACATTCTAATTTCTATATATTAAATCCTATCCATTTAATGAGAAAATTACTTTCATCCATatatatttattcttatccaTAGGTTGATATTCATCTCAACACAATTAAGTAGTGGAAAAATCTTGAACGGTTCTTGCAATAGTCTTGATAATACCACGAGATTTCTTTCACCACATCAAACAAGAGTCATAGCCAATGACCCTCAGTCATTGGGCGGTTATCGGTTGTTCCACCAAGCGGCAGAGAAAAACCAAATGTTCCAGATTATGTTGCAACACAAATGTGGATGACTGCTGGAGCTTCCTCACACTCTAAACCACCACAGCATACAGTAGATGCTCGCAACACTTCAAATGGATCTGTTTCAACATTTTCTTCTGGCTCATGGAGAGCACCAAATTCATCCCCCAGGATCTCCAACGATTCCATTACAATCTCTTATGTCTCAAGCTCTTAGGCAACCTATCCAGGTGGTAGGTTTGGAGCATCAGGTTCGTGACAAGGGATTGGTCATCTTTCCTCAGCTAGTGACGAATGATATGTCTGGATTTCAAAATCAGAGTCCACGACAAGGTCTGGTTCCACAAGCAGAAAACAAGCATAGCAAGAATATGTGCCCTCCAGAtctaaatattagtttccaactTCCTGGATCTCCGGTTCTGCACTCTCCTTGCATTCTCAAGGACTCTCAGCAGGCAGACATAGCTTTGCAGCTCTGATACTCCATTCTCAAGGTTGGTTTGTGTCAAGCAAACAATATTATGGATGAGAAAGGAATGTTAATATGAATTTTGTATTCTGTATTTTGAAGTATCAATTTTGAattcaataatatgattaattttttttttcttaatctcTACATAGATAATGGAAAAAGGAAATCATCCTCATGGAAACTACTCAAATCAACTGAtcttttgcttgaatggtgaatCAACCATTTTGGTTGGAAATCTACCATGTGAACTATAGTCATGTTGAATGGTGAATAGAGCCGACTTTGTAGATGatgtcacaccccagaggagtccctgtccgaagaaatttcggcagcatttcccctgtacgactgacaatctgaaactttactacatcatcatatacctcagccacatgcggctggaataacaacaataataaatagacaacaacacagacaaccacgcagtttatataaatttcagcctctggctgaaacaaccacgcagtttaataataatcaaactgaacagtagtacgatgactcgaaaacaaccctactcaactacacccataaagctcaaaacatattcctactccactacactcgtaaagctcaaatccgacgataaaaccaacttacctcttctgccatctaggcaagcatgtagtaaaagcaaatccaaaaccaaatccatcgacatcacaaaatccatacaatgttcataccatcaaacagaacaagtttagcataatctaactaagaaaaccaaaagaccaacaatatcctcatggtctgcaggggactagcaactggaactctctcctgacagcatcaacctgaaatagcaacagaggagggtgtgagtccaacactcagcaggtataactgatatgcaaaataaggaatataacaactagcactaatcatgcgtacagtctcctgatacaagaaagataaaatgcaactgaagaatacaggagaaaactgtactaaccaggaccaaggtataatgATAGCAGGTCATCAGACCgaaagtgtcataatcctgtatgcatgtcaatcatatgcatccatataaatgcagcaagtaaatgcagcaaacacaagcaataaatgcatcatgcatatgattccaatgatatggtcacccctgacgccagtcagccatctcacacacaatggtgagttcgagtggatagggctgtgacaaccgtgcactctgacatcactgcccctaatgagtgaccgagtggacgggatgctgtcggagtacacacatactcctaccccaaatcataaatgggggagtgcaatgctctcacctcccggtacacgatgacggggaggaatctctgccggctaccacgctgtgtcacactacccatgagcggaccaacagagccaaacaaagtccaactgcctaccggctaccacgctgctacactaaaccaacggagtcaaacagagcggaactgccggctaccacgctgagtcaccagaccaacggagccaaacagcagaactgccacatacctgtctgatataccactaacccatgagtggtggtgtgtacagatacatgtaactggcgatgtgctcgacaataatggagtagacaatcgcacagcatgcaatcatgcaagatgatgcatgacactaaacatggcaatatcatgaacagcataacaataaccatataaataaatacaaagtgtgtaccacagaaCAATGTATTAAATGGAAGGTACAccgatcagatagggtatcaaataaaccctaggtcctgaacataatgtataatatggttgtgtcactacctctaaagcatgtatgatcaggtaaataataacatgcagtgcataataagtaaacaagcatcatgtaacagatcatgtagtgaccaactgaAACAAATGGagaacacaatcattgctatatgttaaacacattattatgcatatcaaaagacataagtcaaagtacccacctccaaaaGAAAGGATCCAAATCTAGTCCAAAtatgacgtcgagatgctcgtttcgcgtcaaaaccctgagtcacgaatatatataaattttatttagctacactcctataaatagctaaataaaatccttacgaacaatttagggcaaaaccctaaaccataaacctcaacctaccttaattaaatccaacagttaattagggttagttacctaatccctaatcaacccattagattaataatttaaacctaaatcaattatactcacaacaatgcatttacctcaatccaaactcacccaaattcatATACTTCATTGTAAATTTGTCGATGGAGCACCTGCTGCCGGAACTGTGGCCGTAGCTAGAGTGAGCCACTGACCTACACATCAAACACCCAAAatttgtagtcaatacatgaagtAAACTCTAACATTACCTCCACAATTTTAAACCAACAGCTTACCCTAAACCCAAGGCTTGGTAGAACTCAGGACAACAACTCACACAAGTGtgaggctcggctagggcagaagaaaGGGTCGGTTCGGCACTGGGGCAAAGGGTGTAGCGACAGTGGCAAGGAAGTGGTGTCTGGCTTGCTAGGGCACAACCACAGAGGAGGGGCCGGCGatgtctcgtcggaccagaggaggggagaggaatcgggaggcggcgtcggcgctagggctcgggtGCCGACACAGAGAATCGGCTAGTGATGGCTCTCACAGCGTCGGCATCGGTCGTGGCGATCGGGAGACGCGAGAGGAAGGAGGCGTCGTCGCTCCTCCGTGCGGCGGACTCCAAGGAGATTAGGGCagagctcgggaagaagaaatgagaaggaggagaagaagtggctgAGGGATTTCATGTTCGGCGAAGAGATGAAAACCGCAATGTAGCGGTTAGGGCAGATCGGTGTCGCGAGGAGGGCTCGGGAGGAAAGGCATGGGGGAAGAAGCACAGTGACGAgaggaaataaataagaaaagaaaaataaaaataaaacttttcctcattaaaacagggtagcctaaacaggttttttcggaccccgtttttatccccgttaactcgtccgtacgagctccgaaaaattcccgaaaattttccaaaaattccgaaaaattcccttattaagattcgcctattttcagtattttacagatGAACATTGGTGATTGTTGCAAAAGGTGAAGCTGTCATCTTAGCATGCAACCCCTCCAGGGTGGTCCTACTCTCTAGAAGGGCAGCCCTTTATATTTGTCCTAACACAACAGTCCTTTGCATGAGAAGGTCATGAACTAATAAGATATTTTGCACCTACTGAAAATTGACCACAAGATCTATTAGAGCAACCACAGATGTAAATATCAACTACGTCAAGCCGTAGGGCAAATGAACATTGCTGATGAATCATGTCTGCACGCACATATCTGAACATATATTTAGCCATTCTCATCAACCAAGGCTGATGGTTCTTGATCGTGCTTTCTTTTGGTAGAATAAATCTATGTGAAATGCAAATTTTCGTCTGCCTTTTGCTTTAATGTTACGGTACGTTTTGCCTGGAATCCTTTTGTGGGTTGGAAGTTGTCAAATTTTGGTATTTTGGGGATGAGCAACTTGTCTGAACAACATCCCTTGTAACGTTAGTGGTTATAACAACATTTTTCTTTCATCCACATCCCTTTTAATATTAATGTTCATTATTCATGAGTTCCACCATCCACTCactcatcttaaaattatatcatattaaataaatatattttaaatatattttaaaatatttaaattattattattatttttaataataatcttacatttaaaaatataattttattatttttcaaaaataatattaattttttaaatatatatattaaataaaatagatgttTGTGAGAAAACGAAATTCCAATGTTAGGAAAACGAAAGTATAAAGTTGGGAAAACGAAAATTACAACTGAGCGACTAAAATTACAAAGTTGGgtaaacaaaatttattttaaattaccaTGTAATTATGAAATTGAAATGCAACAATAACTTAAATAAATCATACTATTgtcattaaaaataatatatgaaatATTAATTCACGGATTGTTGTTGTATTGCCCCTAGATATTTTAATGCACAACTAAGTCGGCGCGAAGTTGGTGATGAACTTGAGTGTCACATAGCTCCGAATTTGTTCGAAGATAATCCTGAATTCCTCGGTTTGAGCCATGGATAGGTTTTGCGGGTTCGTCACCTTCTTCGTTGTACCAATTTGTCACGTGCCCTCCCGCATCCTCAACAATCATATTATGCAAAATAATGCATGCTAACATGATTTGTTTTAACTTTTTCCTATACCAATACCGAGCTGGACTTCTGACAATCGCCCATCGAGGTTGGAGCACCCCAAATACACGTTCAACATCTTTTCTTGCAGACTCCTGTCTTTCCTTAAACAACTTCCTCTTGGGATCATCCGGGCAAGGAAAAGCCTTAACAAAAGTAGCCAACTCAGGATATATTCCATCTGTTAGATAATAGCCCTTCGTATATGCAGTGTCGTTCACCGTGAAATTAATTTCCGGCATATTTCCTTGCAAGACGTTGTTGAATATGGGAGATTCATATAACACGTTAATATCGTTGCGTGAACCGGCGACCCCAAAAATTGCATGTCATATCCACAAGTCATGAGACGCGACCGCTTCAAGTACGATTGTTGGTGACCCATGTCCCCTTGTAAATTGACCTTTCTAAGCAACTGGACAATTTTTTCCATTTCCAGTGCATACAATCAAGGCTACCTAACATGCCAGGAAAGTCATGTCTCTcatcatgcatttgaagaagACGTTGAACATCATCAGCATTTGGCCTTCTCAAGTACCTATCACCAAATATTTCAACAACGTATTCGCAGAACTTGAAAAGACACCTGATGGCAGTTGATTCACCCATACGTAGGTACTCGTCAAGATGATTGGCGGGGACTCCGTAAGCCAGTTGACGAAACGCAGCGGTGCATTTTTGTAGTGGTGACAACCCTTTTCTTCGTACAACATCATCCCTTTGTTGAAAAAATGCTGAATGATTTTCTAATGCATTCACTATGCGGAGGAATAACTCTCTTTGCATTTGAAATCGTCTTCGAAATATTTCATCGTGATACACCGGGGTTATAGAGAAATAATCATTGACGAGTCTCTCATGCCCAGCTTCACGATTTCTTTGGACGAACCTTCTTCTGCGCGTGTCCCTCCTCTGATATGCTTCCATAAGTTGTTGGTGTTGTTGAAGAACCAATAACATCAGTTCTTCACCCGGATCATAAGCTTGCTCATCGATTTCAACATGGACTTCGTCTTCGCTTGTCGAGCTGGAACTTGAGCTAGAGCTGCCTGTAGAATGAGACATTTTTGGAGGAAACACGTTTTAGTATATGTGTTTGAGAAATGGTATGATGgtctatatatattgtttttctcAAGCAACTACTAGTTTGCAATGGCTAGTATGCaacgttgcgttgcaacggctaatTGCAACGGTAAGTTTGTAACGCCTAGTTTGCAACGGTTAGTTTCCAACGACTAGATGTAACAGCTAGTTTCCAATAGCTAGTTGTAACAGGTAGTTTCCAACGACTTGTTTATAACgactattttacaaaattataataattaaaaatcatattaatcaaaatgagaaatacaataattaaaaattacaatcgctcgaaaatataataatactagaaaatgaaCGTTAAGTAAACAATTTAGATATTCCATCTCGACCTAATATCCTTGTATAGGCATTCATGTATGATAAACTGCTCCTTTGTCATTTGCGAGGTGTCTTTGTTCAATATTTCGTACTCCTTCAACTTCAAGCGACGATTCTTAGCTTCAGATTTGGACAATGCAGCTTTTGCCTTAATCTCCTCTACTTCAAGTTGTTTTTGTTTCAAATCGACTTCGGACTTCTTCACGCTTGTGTACTCAGTGAACTTTGTGATAATATTGTTGTAGTTTACTGTCAGATCCACCATGGTCGATTTTACTttgtcttttccctttctttttgctgCCTTTTGCCCCATTGGACGAGTATCTTCATAATCCAGGTCTATACTCACATCTTGGTTGGAGGAGGTGTTGCTTGCTCCTGACTCTGAGGTCCTCGTCTTCTTTGTGGCCACAAAGTGATCAGCGGACTGTGGAGTAAATATTGGACGGTCTTTGACAATTCTCCACACATGTTCGAGATTGAATGCAACACCATTATTTTCAGATAGATATTTTTCGTACGCAAACCTCAATATATCTTCATCACTGTGACCACATCGATATGAAccataaatattattataatttgcgttgaatcgatataccttcttttggattgtattgtgCCAATGTGGTCGTATAACATTTGCACTTCTGGTGTTTGAACCTAGGGGAAGATTCTCATTGTAGTAGCTTGCAACCCGTTCTAAAAAAACATCTGCCTTTTGATCATTGTCGATTATTGGATCATCACTGATAGTGACAATTTCTCGCTAAGACCTCATCTTTAACCTTTGTCCAACTTGAACGCTTTCTTGTACCCTCAGCATTTGAAACCGTCTTTTCTAAATTGACCACCTCAATTGGGGATTCACAGTTGGAAAGTTGAGTCTCCGAGACAAAAGTCGGAGTTGCAGGTTCATTCGACATCGAAGGAGTGAAAGacatgatggatcgaaagcgctagagggggggtgaatagcgctcgtggctatttcgtttttcgaaatcgtaaaagcttgttcagaaataacgcagcgaaaagtaaataaagtggacacgaaggatttacttcgttcggagcctgtggggactcctactcgaaggcccgcgatccttgatcgcttccggtgggcaacaactataattcgtaaaagctattacaagctaagtacaatttaagcagaaaagaatattgtaccgacaataaaaagactaaaactgaagctccgggttgtcgttgcagcacttctgagtcgagacgttagcagcttgtcgcacggagaatgcttagaagattgttgttcttaaagctgcacctcaaccctcctttatatgaggttccgagcgcctgggacctttccgggcgcctgcagtgtgacgtggccagccaaccaggttactccacgtcgcgaagtcgcgcaggggataaaagttggtcccggacgcccggacctccgggcgcccggatccatcccgaacgcccggacctccgggcgcccggatccatcccgggcgcccggacctcctttttccaggagccgcttctcctgcaaaacaaggttagtccgagcaattgcataccctgcaagacaatgttagaatctgataattcataagtgaaaaagagctgacagtcttcggactgtccgagtctgacttcggatttccacccggaaaccttaggtcgacccaacgcctactgttccctctacggggaacgcgtcctcacctactccactcaggagatttacctgatgccagtccggtcctccagaccgactggactttttgcctagggttaccaccccctaggacctagggttaccgccccctaggatttttctccacctagggttaccgccccctaggacctaaggttaccgccccttagggttttcctccacctagggttaccgccccctaggacctaaggttaccaccccttagggtttttcacctgcctaaccgcagctaggactttcctgaaacactcattcaaacatgttagatcacacactaacttaactttgaatcctttgccattatcaaaactaatgttcgatcgtcggatgcttcccgcaccaacaatctccccctttttgataatggcaaccgaaattcaatgttaagtcaaaaatatgcagttatgtataagcacaagaaacaagataagcataaacatagctcccccttaatataagttattctctttgaattttttactaatagtcatagctcccccttaatacaagctccctttaaaatattttctttgaatttctctactctccccctttgccatatatcaaaaatgagctagttttgaaaaacttaacttttcaagacagaatttaacagaaaatattttaacttaggcaaggagcagtgtattttgaggagtttccaaaattttcacagaaaaattttcaaaacacaattttcaacttcagaaattttccggGAAAAataaatattcaggtttttaaagaaaatttccaaggaaaattttcaacttaaagaagttaattgcagcttaaaaaaaaattttcaaactttaaagaattttctaccttaagaaaaaaattttaacttaatgaatttttgaaaaagtttcagcttaaataattttctaacaaaattctaaaaaaaaattttcaaaataaaggacacttgaaagttttaaatttggagaaagtttttgaaaagctgcttaaggcatgtttttgaaatgaatttcaagaatacttaaggcaaaggagaagcgataaccttaatgtttaatagcttgccattttgttttagtaaggtatcagagccctaaagaccaagcatgagtcaagatttgttttgatcaggtatcagatcccttaagtacagacatgcttaaacttattatttccttcaccaactgtctaaccgtttagctacttgctgattgcctagagtgcaacagtgttcacttggttagtcaagtcaagtcaattgatccagttagatttgactaaggctggaagacttgatttgattactgttaatcacgtatttaacgcccagactcatattgatgcacagaaataagcattcttgagtccaggctgtaccctatacatctcacaccgttctatgttttacaaacacaatcaaggtaaacctaggtgtttgtgagatgctttggctgagtcctgggggaacattatttctagggggaaatcctaggctaaatccaacttttgaaagtctagtaaagtagggattttgaaaaatcaaaattttgcctagaagttataaaaatgtaacaaaaaaaacattaaaaggactgaattgaaagtatctattctacccagcacattcctatttgtcttctaagtgtactgaactcaagttcaggtaagagttttgtaaagatgtcagctaggtttgatttggactcaacatagttgagtacaatatcacccttagctacatgatcccttacaaagtggtgcttcacttctatatgtttagtccttgagtgatgaattggattttttgttagatttattgtacttatgttatcaattgagatttttgttttttgatattcaagttgatagtctttaagggtatgcatcatccatagtaattgagatgtgcattcacctagtgctatatattcagcttcagtggtagataaggcaacacagtgttgctttctacttgaccaacttactaggcagtgccctaaaaattgacaactgccacttgtgttttttctatctagcttgcacccggcatagtcagagtcagagtagccggttagatcaagggtgcaggatctagggtaccaaagtcctacgtttagggttcccttaacatacctaaggattctttttactagtgttaagtgagactcttttgcacaagattgatatcttaaaaacatacctactgcaaagatgatgtctggtcgacttaCAGTTAGATACAATAGACTTCCTATcgtacttcgatagtatttcaagtctactgattttccttctaagtctgagtcaattttaacatcattagtagtcattggtgtattaatgatttttgaattttccattccaaatttactaattaattccttagcatatttggtttgataaatataaatttcatctttggtttgcttaatttgtaaacctaaaaagaaattgagttcacctactagactcatttcaaattcattttccattagtttggtaaattcttttagaaacttTGAGTTGgttaatccaaaaataatatcgtcgacgtaaatttgggctataaagatgtcgttttcaaaggtttttacaaagagtattgggtctatttgaccttggttgaacccttttgatattagatagttggatagtcgttcataccaagccctaggtgcttgttttagtccatatagggccttttttaatctgaagacataatttggatgttctatgtcctcaaatcctgggggttggcctaCGTATccttcttcttttataaatctgtttaagaatgcggattttacatccatttgaaatagcttgaatcctttgtgtgctgcataggccaacaacatcctgatggattcaagtcttgctacaggagcataggtctcatcatagtctagcccttctatttgattgaaccctttggctactaacctgactttatttcttactatttcaccttgatcatttagtttgtttctaaaaacccatttagtgtcaattattgttttgttaatgggtttaggcactaattctcatacctgatttctttcaaattgggccaatttttcttgcattgctatagtccaatctgggtctggtagggcttcttctaaggttttgggtttaatttttgaaattagggctatttgactctggtttctataggatgacctagttcttactcctacagttggatcacccaagatttggtcagatgggtgatttgtgcttgttctggttggtcgtatgtcatttgaattagtgatttgttcttcagattcaataggttcagattgaatttcgtcatcttctctgtttattggattagcattttctgtatcttcagtttcatctatagtgtcttcatcaaattttatatttgttgtttcttctacttttagggtattcttgttatatactctatatgctctactagtggttgagtaccctaaaaatattcctggggttgtttttgatgtaaattttcctaagtagtctttagtgtttaaaataaaaactttacacccaaatacttttaaatagtttaagttaggaattttattataataaatttcatagggggttttattttgaaatttgttaattaagatcctattttgaatgtagcatgctgtactaactgcttcagcccagaattgattagatggattatattcgtttaacatggttctagcagcttcttgtaaggttctgtttttacgttctactaaaccattttgttggggggttctagggcaggagtattcatatttgtacccatttatctcacaaaattcagtgaagttgtgattctcaaattctcctccatgatcactccttatccttttaattttagtatctttttcattttctgttaatttgcaaaaattactaaatttttcaaaggtttcatcttttgtttttagaaattttacccaggtgaacctggagtagtcatcaattataactaagcaatactggttcttgcttagtgacttggctccatgtgaatcaaatagatctaggtgaaggagctcaagtagataggtagttctaaccgtattggttgacttgtgggtggacttggtttgttttccttgttgacatgcattacagattgagttttcaataacttttaatttgggcaaccctctaactagtccattttgactcatttttgaaatgagtcttgtgtgagtgtgaccgagtcttctgtgccataactcagtttcctcttgttgtgttagaaaacactttattgaggatgatagtagataaatggtgtagacattatctttcctagtgcccttaagtatgatttttggattatcgacatgtttgactatacattcagacttggtaaaattgactgaataaccagtatcgcatagttgacttatacttaataaattgaaattaaaattttcaactaacagtacttttcgaataataaaatcagaattaagttcgatattaccttttccgattactttcagttttccatcgttgcc encodes the following:
- the LOC122044327 gene encoding uncharacterized protein LOC122044327; this encodes MPEINFTVNDTAYTKGYYLTDGIYPELATFVKAFPCPDDPKRKLFKERQESARKDVERVFGVLQPRWAIVRSPARYWYRKKLKQIMLACIILHNMIVEDAGGHVTNWYNEEGDEPAKPIHGSNRGIQDYLRTNSELCDTQVHHQLRADLVVH
- the LOC122044329 gene encoding uncharacterized protein LOC122044329, yielding MSNEPATPTFVSETQLSNCESPIEVVNLEKTVSNAEGTRKRSSWTKVKDEVQTPEVQMLYDHIGTIQSKRSDEDILRFAYEKYLSENNGVAFNLEHVWRIVKDRPIFTPQSADHFVATKKTRTSESGASNTSSNQDVSIDLDYEDTRPMGQKAAKRKGKDKVKSTMVDLTVNYNNIITKFTEYTSVKKSEVDLKQKQLEVEEIKAKAALSKSEAKNRRLKLKEYEILNKDTSQMTKEQFIIHECLYKDIRSRWNI
- the LOC122044328 gene encoding uncharacterized protein LOC122044328 translates to MSHSTGSSSSSSSSTSEDEVHVEIDEQAYDPGEELMLLVLQQHQQLMEAYQRRDTRRRRFVQRNREAGHERLVNDYFSITPVYHDEIFRRRFQMQRELFLRIVNALENHSAFFQQRDDVVRRKGLSPLQKCTAAFRQLAYGVPANHLDEYLRMGESTAIRCLFKFCEYVVEIFGDRYLRRPNADDVQRLLQMHDERHDFPGMLGSLDCMHWKWKKLSSCLERSIYKGTWVTNNRT